AAAAGTCTTGACCCAGTGTCCCTCAGACAGTCTGCACAGAGCAAATATTTGAGGCCATTATATCTAATTTCTCCGGGCAGCTGTCACCGAAAAGATCAACAGTGAAGGGTGTTGTagggagataaaaaaaaagaaaagagagaaggaaaagtgGGGGGAGGAAAAATTCAACCCTTCCAAAGTGCTCCCTGTGAGTTATTTCTGCTGCGCTGTGGGCAGAGAGCGTCTCATTTGGGAGAGCCTCTGGCTGACAAAAAAAGCACTTCCCTGTGCCCTGCCTTCCTCCCCAAATGCCTGTGTAAATACTGGATAGAGATATCAATTTGTCTGGGCCCAACAAAGAGACTGTTTGCTATCTATAGACGACGTTACGACAAACTTGGACTCTGCGGTCTCCTGAATTGCAGCTTATCTATTACCCTTCAAGGAGGATTCAAGAGCTGTGAGAACCGGAATGTGACCGTTTCCTCGCCTTAAAAACCTCTTCAAACACCCTCACTGGTTCAAATCTTCCCAGGGCCAAACAAGAAGTCTCTTGGAAAAAGGGTGAGTCATCGAGCGGCTGCAGTTTTGATGCCTTTCCCTGCTCGGTGAGTCAACATGAAACCCCTAACACCGATTGGATCCCCCTCTCCGCTGAGGCTCCTCAACAAGGGTCCGGACTACCTGCGCCGGCAGATTGACGGCGGTGGTCATGGTCGCTCGATCAGCGCGGTGGAGAGGCTGGAGGCGGACAAAGCCAAATATGTGAAGAGCCAGCAGGTGATCAACACCAAGCAGGAGCCCGTGCTGTCTCCCTGTGCGACGCCGCCACCGCAGCCCCGGCGAGGTGTTGCCAACCCCGGGAGCCTGACCCCTCATCTTCCCCCGCGTTGTTCATCCAACACCCCCTTCTCCACACTCTCCGGCTCCTTCACCTCAcgagatgaaaatgaaaacgaTGACTCCAGAAAGGAGAACAGACGGACTTCTCTCGACACTGAGACACGTAACAGGAGCAATGTGACCAAAGTGATGCCTCCAAGCCCCAGGACACCGGGGAATAACATCTTCGTAGCACCACACAGCGCCCCGGTGCTCAGAAGAAGCACTGGCAAGCGCATGATGAGGCCCGACTCGCTCCTCATCTACCGGCAAAAGAAAGAGTGCAAAAGCCCCAGTGGTGCGGCAGTGGGAGAGAACAATAACGTGGAAGTGAAGGGATACAGTTTTGTCCGGCGCCTCTTTCAGGGCTCCATGAGGGAAAAGAGTAGTGGAAGTGAAGGCAGAATTCAGAAAATGGTGATCGGTGAAGAAAAAGCACCATCACGCGATGGAGACTCCCGCATGTCTTGGACCAATGACAAAGACACAGTGGATGGTGGACCCGGGAGCCGGAGGTCGAGTAAAACGGACCAAGAACGCAGCCCGGGCTCGATCCCTAGTCCTGGGTTCAGCTGCACACTTGAATGGACTAAGGATGGATTTTCAAATAGTGCCAGTGAGGAGATAAACAACGGCGTCACCAATGGAAACCACTCAACCGACCATGATGACGAGAATGACCCGTGGAAGCGGGCGTCTCCGCCACCAGCCCCCAGGAGGAGGTTTGGGCAGTTGCATCGCTCCAAGTCGGACATGCGTCTGCGCTGCTCTGTGGCGTTATCAGAGCAGGAGCATTTCTTTGACTTCTGCGGGCTGGATATCGACATGATCGAGCGTCTGGGTCGGGAGAACTTCCTCTCCGGGGCCAGCTCCATAGACACACTCTCATTGGCCCTCCGCAGCTGCGGCGGCTCGGAGCCCAGCGAGTTCTCCCGACACTCGGGAGACGGCCTGTtccaggaggagctggctgAGCAGGTTCCCACC
Above is a genomic segment from Hippoglossus stenolepis isolate QCI-W04-F060 chromosome 8, HSTE1.2, whole genome shotgun sequence containing:
- the fam110d gene encoding protein FAM110C, whose product is MKPLTPIGSPSPLRLLNKGPDYLRRQIDGGGHGRSISAVERLEADKAKYVKSQQVINTKQEPVLSPCATPPPQPRRGVANPGSLTPHLPPRCSSNTPFSTLSGSFTSRDENENDDSRKENRRTSLDTETRNRSNVTKVMPPSPRTPGNNIFVAPHSAPVLRRSTGKRMMRPDSLLIYRQKKECKSPSGAAVGENNNVEVKGYSFVRRLFQGSMREKSSGSEGRIQKMVIGEEKAPSRDGDSRMSWTNDKDTVDGGPGSRRSSKTDQERSPGSIPSPGFSCTLEWTKDGFSNSASEEINNGVTNGNHSTDHDDENDPWKRASPPPAPRRRFGQLHRSKSDMRLRCSVALSEQEHFFDFCGLDIDMIERLGRENFLSGASSIDTLSLALRSCGGSEPSEFSRHSGDGLFQEELAEQVPTGVSIIERNARVIKWLYGCKNAAREGPKESTV